A genome region from Primulina eburnea isolate SZY01 chromosome 9, ASM2296580v1, whole genome shotgun sequence includes the following:
- the LOC140841686 gene encoding pentatricopeptide repeat-containing protein At5g15010, mitochondrial: MRRKITGVSAIILALRKNVDFNHTMGNVESPPRFLFRQPCISTSIRVCDYYLCGNPLNATYAAKPFIFRSFSSSRDDQSDVDPGFENCTECELLDCKDTVDQGPSCDVETIVDILSTSPAQEKCSRLDRCGVKVTHQLVSDVISRTRNDWEKAFTFFLWAGRQPEYDHSLREFHSMIAILGKFRKFDTAWSLINDMRAASLLTPRTILIMIWKYAAVHDVAKAIGAFYAHKRYKFEIGLVEFQALLSALCRYKNVKDAEHLLFCNQTVFPLNTKSFNIILNGWFGVIGDSREGNRIWREMEKRGIRHDVYSYSSIMSCYSKVGKLNKVLRLFDEMKALGIEPDKKVYNAVILALARGGLQKEARNLMKTMDEKGFTPDSVTYNSLIMPLCKSKLFDEAKLVFDEMVERRYLPTIRTYHAFFRILRTGEQVFELLQKMYITGCHPSHDTYIMLIRKFCRWKQLENVFKLWSEMSKNGLGPDRSSYIVLIHGLFLNGKLEEAYNYYQEMMAKQFLPEQKIEEMLQDWVRGKKNTEFPVTDSKDNQSTSPVTDPKGNPTCVESWRPLDLSSKKSKECSFPQPELRSFIRERGFSFPDS; encoded by the coding sequence ATGAGAAGAAAGATCACGGGTGTATCTGCCATCATTCTCGCGCTTCGAAAGAACGTCGATTTCAATCACACGATGGGGAATGTGGAAAGCCCTCCTCGTTTTCTTTTCCGACAGCCTTGTATCAGTACCAGTATCAGAGTTTGCGACTACTACCTTTGCGGTAACCCATTGAATGCAACTTATGCTGCTAAACCCTTCATTTTCAGATCTTTTTCATCCTCGAGAGATGACCAGAGTGATGTTGACCCCGGATTCGAGAATTGTACCGAGTGTGAGTTGTTAGATTGCAAAGATACTGTAGATCAAGGTCCTTCTTGCGATGTAGAAACTATTGTGGACATTTTATCGACATCCCCTGCTCAAGAAAAGTGTAGTAGACTCGACCGATGTGGAGTGAAGGTGACGCACCAGTTGGTTTCTGATGTCATTTCGCGAACACGGAATGATTGGGAAAAAGCATTCACCTTCTTTCTGTGGGCCGGCAGACAGCCAGAGTACGATCATTCTTTGCGGGAATTCCACTCGATGATAGCTATCTTGGGTAAGTTCAGAAAGTTCGATACAGCTTGGAGTTTGATCAATGATATGCGAGCTGCATCTCTTTTGACTCCACGTACAATATTGATAATGATCTGGAAATATGCGGCTGTGCACGACGTGGCAAAGGCGATTGGCGCTTTTTATGCACACAAGAGATACAAGTTTGAAATCGGATTGGTGGAATTCCAAGCCCTGCTCTCCGCTCTCTGTCGGTACAAGAATGTGAAAGATGCTGAACATTTACTTTTCTGCAACCAAACTGTGTTCCCTCTTAACACCAAAAGTTTTAACATTATTCTTAATGGATGGTTTGGTGTGATTGGTGACTCGCGTGAGGGAAACCGAATTTGGCGGGAGATGGAGAAGAGAGGGATCAGGCATGATGTTTATTCCTATTCTAGTATTATGTCTTGTTATTCAAAAGTTGGTAAGTTGAATAAGGTGCTGCGATTGTTTGACGAGATGAAAGCTTTGGGCATTGAACCGGATAAGAAAGTTTATAATGCCGTGAttcttgctctggccagagGTGGGCTTCAGAAAGAAGCTCGAAATCTTATGAAAACAATGGATGAGAAGGGTTTTACTCCTGATTCGGTCACTTATAACTCGCTTATTATGCCTCTTTGTAAATCCAAGCTATTTGATGAGGCTAAACTAGTGTTTGATGAGATGGTTGAAAGGCGTTATTTGCCTACTATCCGCACTTACCATGCTTTCTTTCGAATTTTGAGGACGGGGGAACAAGTGTTTGAGCTCTTGCAGAAGATGTATATAACTGGATGCCATCCGAGCCATGACACATATATAATGCTGATCAGGAAGTTTTGCCGCTGGAAACAACTTGAGAATGTCTTCAAACTGTGGAGCGAGATGAGCAAGAATGGACTTGGTCCTGATCGAAGCTCATACATTGTGCTGATACATGGTCTTTTTTTGAATGGGAAACTAGAGGAGGCATACAATTACTATCAAGAAATGATGGCAAAACAGTTTTTGCCAGAGCAAAAAATAGAGGAAATGCTTCAGGATTGGGTGAGAGGCAAAAAGAACACAGAATTTCCTGTGACTGATTCAAAAGACAATCAATCTACTTCTCCTGTGACTGATCCAAAAGGC